A window of the Aquimarina spinulae genome harbors these coding sequences:
- a CDS encoding RNA polymerase sigma factor, which yields MILNEETFIKILRSNKGILYKVANSYCKNVNDREDLIQEIIIQLWKAWPKYDDTYKVSTWMYRIALNVAISFYRKSNYQRSKCDTFNENLVSTVHKQSSDSTENIEQLYHFIAELSELNKALILLYLEKYSYEEMGTTLGISTTNVATKISRIKKQLKEKFNNN from the coding sequence ATGATTTTGAATGAAGAAACGTTTATTAAAATCTTAAGAAGCAATAAAGGCATTCTTTATAAGGTTGCAAATTCATATTGTAAGAATGTCAATGACAGAGAAGATCTTATTCAGGAAATAATTATACAATTATGGAAAGCATGGCCAAAATATGATGATACCTATAAAGTATCAACCTGGATGTATCGAATAGCCCTAAATGTGGCTATCTCATTTTATCGTAAATCCAATTACCAAAGAAGTAAATGTGATACGTTTAATGAGAATTTGGTTTCTACAGTACATAAGCAAAGCTCTGATAGTACAGAAAACATAGAACAACTCTATCATTTTATTGCTGAGTTAAGCGAGTTAAACAAAGCACTAATTCTTCTTTATTTAGAAAAATATAGCTATGAAGAAATGGGTACAACTCTGGGTATATCTACTACTAATGTTGCTACCAAAATATCAAGGATAAAAAAACAATTAAAAGAAAAATTTAATAACAACTAA
- a CDS encoding Crp/Fnr family transcriptional regulator, whose product MNSLVAFIQHIIPITKAEAIAIAQSFEYKELNKGEFIVREGKISDDYYFFEKGLLRTYLYDIEGNEVTTDFYTSNSVVFEVTSFFQRVPSQVNIQAVTDCRGYRFSYQQLNSLFHNKPAFRDFGRAILVKEFIASKKRTISMINQTAEQRYIALLQSNSEIIMNAPLKHIASYLGITDSTLSRIRKDVAKK is encoded by the coding sequence ATGAACAGTTTAGTAGCATTTATTCAACACATTATTCCCATTACCAAAGCAGAAGCCATAGCTATAGCTCAATCTTTTGAATATAAAGAATTAAACAAAGGAGAATTCATCGTTCGAGAAGGTAAAATTAGTGATGACTACTACTTTTTTGAAAAAGGGCTATTACGAACATATTTATATGACATCGAAGGTAACGAGGTTACTACTGATTTTTATACTTCAAATTCTGTTGTTTTTGAGGTTACTTCTTTTTTTCAAAGAGTGCCTTCGCAAGTAAATATACAAGCAGTTACCGATTGTCGGGGATATCGATTTTCATATCAACAACTAAACTCTCTTTTTCATAACAAACCAGCATTTAGAGATTTTGGAAGAGCTATCTTGGTTAAAGAATTTATTGCTTCAAAAAAAAGAACTATCTCGATGATAAATCAAACAGCAGAACAACGATACATTGCTCTTTTACAATCAAATTCAGAAATTATTATGAATGCTCCCTTAAAACATATTGCATCCTATTTAGGCATAACAGATAGTACTTTAAGTCGTATTAGAAAAGATGTTGCTAAAAAATAA